A genomic stretch from Erysipelothrix sp. HDW6C includes:
- a CDS encoding phosphate/phosphite/phosphonate ABC transporter substrate-binding protein — protein MNKKFMKYVLSALLFAVVLTGCSAKNDAEKPLVLQFVPTNNDGSMQAKAKPFAEYLSEKLGREVQVTLATDYSTIVEAMASGKVDIGIMPPAAYLQAREKGAATAILTSQLGAFNPETGLPEADKLTGTFKAEILVRKDSGLNTLQDLVGKKIVTLQPNSASGYIYPVAEMRMAGIDPVTETTLTIVNDIPSEITAVLNGQQDAAFVFQGARVVFGGKFEGHNLMDELKVLHLSDGDIPNDAIAVKPGTDEALIKQIKEVFLNMSKDEAGLEAMSMWSHKGYVEADEKNYDTIDTYAKKAAE, from the coding sequence ATGAATAAAAAATTCATGAAATATGTATTATCTGCACTTTTATTTGCAGTGGTACTGACAGGTTGTTCAGCGAAAAACGATGCTGAAAAACCACTCGTATTACAGTTCGTACCGACTAATAATGATGGAAGTATGCAAGCAAAAGCAAAACCATTTGCTGAGTATCTATCCGAAAAATTAGGTCGCGAAGTTCAAGTTACATTGGCTACGGATTATTCAACAATTGTTGAGGCCATGGCATCGGGAAAAGTCGATATTGGAATCATGCCTCCAGCAGCTTATTTACAAGCGCGTGAAAAAGGTGCTGCTACAGCTATCTTAACCTCACAACTTGGTGCATTCAATCCGGAAACTGGATTACCAGAAGCGGACAAACTTACTGGAACCTTTAAAGCAGAGATTCTTGTAAGAAAAGACAGTGGATTGAATACTTTGCAAGATTTGGTCGGTAAAAAAATTGTTACCTTACAACCAAACTCAGCAAGTGGCTATATCTATCCTGTTGCAGAAATGCGTATGGCGGGTATTGATCCTGTTACAGAAACAACACTTACAATCGTCAATGATATTCCAAGTGAAATCACAGCTGTATTAAATGGTCAACAAGATGCTGCATTTGTATTCCAAGGTGCGCGTGTTGTCTTCGGAGGGAAATTTGAAGGTCATAATTTAATGGATGAACTCAAAGTGCTTCATTTATCAGATGGTGACATTCCTAATGATGCAATTGCAGTGAAGCCAGGAACAGACGAAGCACTCATTAAACAAATTAAAGAAGTATTCTTAAACATGTCAAAAGATGAAGCAGGACTTGAAGCAATGTCAATGTGGAGTCATAAAGGCTATGTTGAAGCAGATGAAAAGAACTACGATACTATCGATACTTACGCTAAAAAAGCAGCAGAGTAA
- the phnE gene encoding phosphonate ABC transporter, permease protein PhnE encodes MKLKDTVHYKLPKQIMTTLLVLVLVSACISLTDASLFELLGNLDQMVLFLKRFMQPDFSYVPQLINPVIKTIQMSIVGTVLGTAFAIPFAFLATKFATENNIFSQIIRFLLGIVRTVPNLLLAALFVAIIGIGEVTGILTIAVFTFGMVSQLIYESIETIDLGPIEATKSIGASRLQTAGWAIFPQVLPSIISYAIYAVEVNVRASTILGYVGAGGIGVLLSTALAQDRYDRVSVIIIIILAIVFLCDAISESLRKKVM; translated from the coding sequence ATGAAGCTTAAGGATACAGTACATTACAAACTACCCAAACAGATTATGACGACATTGTTGGTGTTGGTTCTTGTATCCGCGTGTATTTCATTAACGGATGCTTCGTTATTTGAATTGTTGGGCAATCTTGATCAAATGGTCCTTTTTTTGAAACGGTTTATGCAACCTGATTTTTCTTACGTTCCCCAGCTCATTAATCCAGTTATAAAAACAATCCAAATGTCAATTGTCGGGACAGTTTTAGGAACTGCATTTGCCATTCCGTTTGCGTTTCTAGCCACAAAATTTGCGACTGAAAATAATATCTTTTCACAGATCATCCGGTTTTTACTTGGTATTGTTAGAACAGTTCCAAACTTACTTCTTGCTGCATTATTTGTTGCAATCATTGGAATTGGCGAAGTCACAGGTATTCTAACGATTGCCGTATTTACATTTGGGATGGTCTCGCAGCTTATCTATGAGAGCATTGAGACCATCGATTTGGGACCCATTGAGGCTACGAAAAGTATCGGAGCGAGCCGTTTGCAAACGGCGGGGTGGGCGATATTCCCACAGGTACTCCCAAGTATCATTAGTTATGCAATATACGCTGTAGAAGTAAACGTACGTGCTTCGACAATTCTCGGTTACGTGGGTGCTGGAGGGATTGGTGTCCTTTTAAGTACTGCACTCGCTCAGGATCGCTATGATCGTGTTTCAGTAATTATAATTATCATTTTAGCAATTGTCTTCTTATGTGATGCTATCAGTGAATCACTACGAAAGAAGGTGATGTAA
- the phnC gene encoding phosphonate ABC transporter ATP-binding protein: MNMLEFINASKTYDNGVVGLDGVSLSIESGEFVSIIGLSGAGKSTMLRTVNRLIELTEGEILVNGTSITKANKKDLKIARRKIGMIFQSFNLVKRSTVQRNVLSGRLGYYSSWRSILGLFTKEDYALVNDALARVNLSDKLHERCDALSGGQQQRVSIARTIVQQANLILADEPVASLDPITTTRVMNDLKEINERDAVTILINVHSVELARQFSTRIIGLRDGKVVFDGTPTEATDEVLMGIYGADILKEEVQDEA, from the coding sequence ATGAATATGTTAGAATTTATCAATGCATCGAAGACATACGACAATGGGGTTGTGGGTTTAGATGGTGTTTCGTTGTCAATTGAATCGGGAGAGTTTGTCTCAATTATCGGTTTATCCGGTGCTGGAAAGAGCACCATGCTTCGAACCGTTAATCGTTTGATTGAATTGACAGAAGGGGAGATTTTAGTTAATGGTACTTCGATTACCAAGGCGAATAAAAAAGACTTGAAAATTGCACGACGAAAGATCGGGATGATTTTTCAAAGTTTTAACCTTGTAAAGCGAAGCACTGTCCAAAGAAATGTTCTATCAGGACGTTTGGGCTATTATTCAAGCTGGAGAAGTATCTTAGGTCTTTTTACAAAGGAAGACTATGCATTGGTAAACGATGCGTTAGCTCGCGTAAATCTATCAGACAAACTTCACGAACGATGTGATGCGTTGTCGGGGGGTCAACAGCAGCGTGTTTCTATTGCACGGACTATTGTTCAGCAAGCTAATTTAATCCTCGCGGATGAGCCCGTTGCGTCCCTTGACCCCATTACTACCACACGCGTCATGAACGACCTCAAAGAAATCAATGAACGTGATGCCGTCACAATCTTGATTAATGTTCACTCAGTGGAGTTAGCGCGTCAATTTTCAACTCGTATTATCGGTTTGCGTGATGGAAAGGTTGTATTTGACGGGACACCAACTGAAGCAACGGATGAAGTTCTTATGGGAATCTATGGGGCTGATATCCTTAAAGAGGAAGTCCAAGATGAAGCTTAA
- the phnE gene encoding phosphonate ABC transporter, permease protein PhnE: MLRMIKDKWVMAVLAVIVIVSFISVDYSMLSSISWDLARGVFSGLLKPEWSYFYDGSGEDVFSLLILTLGIGFLGTFFASIIAVPVGILSAQNLWKNGGVISRVAKIILSVLRAFPELIYAIIFVKVVGPGPFAGVLAIATHQIGMLGKLFAEEMEAIDFGPVEAMESVGAGFLQTLFFARIPQVLAIFASLIVNHFEIAVRSASTLGLVGAGGIGAPLIFAIQARNWGRVSIILLGVIVTVFVIDTFAAMLRKRLK, encoded by the coding sequence ATGTTACGCATGATTAAAGACAAATGGGTTATGGCTGTATTGGCTGTGATTGTTATCGTTTCATTTATATCTGTCGACTACAGCATGCTATCTTCGATTTCGTGGGACTTGGCACGGGGTGTATTTTCAGGACTACTCAAACCAGAATGGTCGTATTTTTATGATGGAAGTGGTGAAGATGTGTTTTCACTTCTCATACTTACCTTGGGGATTGGTTTCTTAGGAACGTTCTTTGCCAGTATCATTGCAGTTCCAGTGGGAATCCTAAGTGCGCAAAATTTATGGAAAAATGGTGGTGTGATATCTCGTGTTGCTAAAATAATACTTAGTGTACTCAGAGCTTTTCCAGAACTAATCTATGCGATCATCTTTGTTAAAGTTGTCGGTCCGGGACCTTTTGCGGGTGTACTTGCTATTGCAACCCATCAAATTGGGATGCTGGGGAAACTTTTCGCAGAAGAGATGGAGGCCATTGACTTTGGACCTGTGGAGGCGATGGAGTCAGTCGGAGCTGGATTCTTGCAAACCCTCTTCTTCGCCAGAATTCCTCAAGTCCTTGCAATATTCGCAAGTCTAATCGTCAACCACTTCGAAATTGCCGTTCGTTCTGCTTCGACCCTTGGACTGGTTGGTGCAGGTGGTATTGGAGCACCGCTCATTTTCGCGATTCAAGCGCGAAACTGGGGCCGTGTAAGTATTATTCTGTTAGGTGTGATTGTTACAGTGTTTGTTATTGACACATTCGCTGCAATGCTTAGAAAGCGACTCAAATAA